From the genome of Globicephala melas chromosome 11, mGloMel1.2, whole genome shotgun sequence, one region includes:
- the KLHL31 gene encoding kelch-like protein 31 yields the protein MAPKKKTVRKNKGNINEMTIIVEDSPLNKLNALNGLLEGGNGLSCISSELTDASYGPNLLEGLSKMRQESFLCDLVIGTKTKSFDVHKSVMASCSEYFYNILKKDPSTQRVDLSDIAPLGLATVIAYAYTGKLTLSLYTIGSIISAAVYLQIHTLVKMCSDFLIQEMSVENCMYIANIAETYSLRNAKAAAQKFIRDNFLEFAESDQFMKLTFEQINELLMDDDLQLPSEIVAFQIAMKWLEFDQKRVKYAADLLSNIRFGTISAQDLVSYVQSVPRMMQDADCHKLLVDAMNYHLLPYHQNTLQSRRTRIRGGCRVLVTVGGRPGLTEKSLSRDVLYRDPENGWSKLTEMPAKSFNQCVAVMDGFLYVAGGEDQNDARNQAKHAVSNFCRYDPRFNTWIHLASMNQKRTHFSLSVFNGLLYAVGGRNAEGSLASLECYVPSANQWQPKAPLEAARCCHASAVADGRVLVTGGYIGGAYSRSVCAYDPARDAWQELPALSTPRGWHCTVALGERVYVMGGSQLGPRGERVDVLTVESFSPATGQWSYAAPLPVGVSTAGASTLHGRAYLLGGWNEGERKYKKCIQCFSPDLNEWTEDDELPEATVGVSCCTLAMPNHVTRESRASSVSSVPVSI from the exons ATGGCCCCCAAAAAGAAGACTGTCAGAAAGAACAAAGGCAACATCAATGAGATGACCATCATTGTAGAAGACAGCCCCCTCAACAAACTCAACGCTTTGAATGGGCTCCTAGAGGGAGGCAATGGCCTTAGCTGCATCTCTTCTGAATTAACAGATGCTTCTTACGGCCCCAACCTCTTGGAAGGTTTAAGTAAAATGAGGCAGGAGAGCTTCCTTTGCGACTTAGTCATCGGCACCAAAACAAAATCCTTTGACGTTCACAAGTCAGTGATGGCTTCTTGCAGTGAGTACTTTTACAACATCCTAAAAAAAGACCCCTCTACCCAAAGGGTGGATCTCAGTGATATCGCACCGCTGGGCCTGGCCACGGTCATTGCATACGCCTACACTGGAAAGCTCACTCTCTCCTTGTATACCATAGGAAGCATTATTTCTGCTGCTGTTTATCTTCAGATCCATACCCTTGTCAAGATGTGCAGTGACTTTCTGATACAAGAAATGAGTGTTGAGAATTGCATGTACATTGCTAACATTGCCGAAACATACTCCCTGAGAAATGCAAAGGCAGCAGCCCAAAAATTTATCCGGGATAACTTCCTTGAATTTGCAGAATCAGATCAGTTTATGAAACTTACATTTGAGCAAATTAATGAACTTCTTATGGATGATGACTTACAGTTGCCTTCTGAAATAGTAGCATTCCAGATTGCAATGAAATGGTTAGAATTTGACCAAAAGAGAGTGAAATATGCTGCCGATCTTTTGAGCAATATTCGCTTTGGTACCATCTCTGCACAAGACCTGGTCAGTTATGTTCAGTCAGTACCGAGAATGATGCAAGATGCTGATTGCCACAAGCTTCTTGTAGATGCTATGAACTACCACTTACTTCCCTATCATCAGAACACATTGCAGTCTAGACGCACGAGAATCCGAGGGGGCTGTCGTGTGCTTGTCACTGTGGGGGGCCGTCCAGGCCTTACTGAGAAGTCCCTTAGCAGAGACGTCTTGTATAGAGACCCTGAAAATGGATGGAGCAAGCTTACAGAGATGCCAGCCAAGAGTTTTAATCAGTGTGTGGCTGTGATGGATGGATTTCTTTATGTGGCCGGTGGTGAAGACCAGAATGATGCAAGGAATCAAGCCAAGCATGCAGTCAGCAATTTCTGCAG ATACGATCCCCGCTTCAACACCTGGATCCACCTGGCCAGCATGAACCAGAAGCGGACGCACTTCAGCCTGAGCGTGTTCAACGGGCTCCTGTACGCCGTGGGCGGCCGCAACGCCGAGGGCAGCCTGGCCTCGCTCGAGTGCTACGTGCCGTCCGCCAACCAGTGGCAGCCCAAGGCGCCCCTGGAGGCGGCGCGCTGTTGCCACGCCAGCGCGGTGGCCGACGGCCGCGTGCTGGTGACCGGCGGCTACATCGGCGGCGCCTACTCGCGCTCCGTGTGCGCCTACGACCCGGCCCGCGATGCGTGGCAGGAGCTGCCGGCGCTCAGCACGCCGCGGGGCTGGCATTGCACGGTGGCGCTGGGCGAGCGCGTGTACGTGATGGGCGGCAGCCAGCTGGGGCCGCGCGGCGAGCGCGTGGACGTGCTAACCGTGGAGAGCTTCAGCCCGGCCACCGGCCAGTGGAGCTACGCGGCGCCGCTGCCCGTGGGCGTGAGCACGGCGGGCGCCTCGACGCTGCACGGCCGCGCCTACCTGCTGGGCGGCTGGAACGAGGGCGAGAGGAAGTACAAGAAGTGCATCCAGTGCTTCAGCCCCGACCTCAACGAGTGGACGGAGGACGATGAACTGCCCGAGGCCACCGTGGGCGTGTCGTGCTGCACCCTAGCCATGCCCAATCACGTGACCCGAGAGTCCCGCGCTAGCTCGGTGTCCTCCGTGCCCGTCAGCATCTGA